ATTGATTCTAGTTTTACCTGTTCCTTGATTCCCAAACGTTTCAGATTACTAAAAGAGGACATTTGGGCATCCCGGGAGGTGCCACAAACTGTATAGCCAGCTTTTAACAGTAATTCGGCGAGGTAGGCTCCATCCTGCCCCGATATACCACAAATTAACGCTTTTTTACTCATTTATTTACAATAATTTACTTTTGAGGGTTTAACATCGCCTTGGCGGCTTCGCTTAAATAACCGATTTGTCCATAGGCATAGAGAAGATTATCAAAGCTTTTAGCGGGATCATTGATAAATTTGACAGATTTAACCAATCCTCTCACCAAACGCTCACCTCCTCGCCCAAATTGAGCCAATCCCGTCTTTCCTGCCACTTCTTCCCGGTAGTGTTCGCTGATGCCTTGCCACCAACTGCGACGCATAAACCATTGACGATTGATTCTTTCCGGGGCAACATTGTGTTCCACCAATGCTGCGGGAAAATAGCCTACTTGCCATCCCTGGGCGAGTGCTAGTTCTGTAGTGTATAATTCCTCGTTAGAAAGAAGTTTTTTACCAATTCTTCCCAAATTAGGGTCAAAACCGCCAATCTTCTCCCAGAAATCTCGCCGGATTGAGTAATTAACCCCTCGCGGAGTTAAATCCGCCTGGCTGATATATACCACATTGTCGCCCAAATCGAAGGCCCCTAAACCACCGGCTAACTGATCGGATAACCAATTGGGTTGACTGTAGCCTTGCGGCCAAATTAAGGTGACTTTTCCCCCAGCTACTGCCAGTTTTTGGTTATTTTCGTAGGCATTTAACAGAATTTGCAACCATTGAGGACTAGCGATCGCATCGTCATCCAAATAGGCTAAAATCGGCGCTCTAGTTTCCTTCGCCCCGCGATTTCTGGCGGTAGATAGCCCTAAAATAGGTTCGTAAACGTATTTTAGCCGCCCATCTCCCAGACGCGACTCGACCACCTGACGGGTTTTATCGGTAGATGCGTTATCAACCACTAAAATCTCACAATCTGGGCAAGTTTGCGCCAAAAGACTATCGATCGCTGCTGCTAGGTAGTGATCGCGGTTGTAGGTACAGATAATCCCTGCTATTTTAGGAGCCATGGCTATCAAGGTTACTCATTCAATACCCTAAAACTTAACATTCCTTTGCAAAAATGTAAAAATGCTTTTTTAACCCGGAGACAGGAGACTCCGAGACAGGAGACAGGAGATTGCTTTTTACTGATAGCGTTTCTCGTAAAGATGAAGTATAACCTAATTTGGTATTGACGACCGACTGCCCAAAAGGAAAACTTCCTATCTCACCATTAAGATAACTGCTATAACACTCTCCACTGATAACTGATTACTGATTACTGAAAATATTATGCCGAAAGTAACTGTTTGTATTCCCACCTATAACCGCGCCGATTATCTCAGCTATTCGATTAATAGTGTCTTGGGGCAGACTTATGAAGATTTTGAGTTAATTGTTTGTGATGATGGTTCTTCTGATCGTACCCCAGAAGTGGTGACAGCATTTCAGGATTCGAGAATAATTTATCTGCGTCATCCCCAAAATCTTGGCAGAAGTTTAAATATGCGATCGGGTTTTACGGCTGCTCGGGGAGAATATTTTATTAAATTCGATGATGATGATGGACTAACTCCCGAATTTTTAGCGAAAACTGTCCCTATTTTAGATCAAGAAAAAAACGTTGATTTTGTCTGTACCGATCACTGGATTATTGATAAATTTGGACAAAAAGTTACGGCTGCCACCCAAGAAAATTCAGCCAAATGGGGCAAGGACAGATTACAAAAAGGGATTATTCCCGATTTAGAAAGACAAACTTTTTCCTATCAAAGTTTACAGGTGGGTTCGACTCTTTTTCGTTATCAATCCTTAGCCGATGTGGATTATATGCGCCCTCAAGCGGATGGTTGTGAAGATTTTGATTTATTAGTGCGTTTAGCCTTAGTGGGAAAACAAGCTTATTTTCTGCCAGAATTATTAATGGAATATCGTTTTCATGGCGGTCAAACTAGCTTAAAACAAGCGGTTCACTTTTTGCAAGCAAAATTGTTTTGTACGGAAAGTTATCAATTTAATGATCTAAAATTAGAAGAAGAAAGAGTAAAAAAGGCGGCTTTTTTACAGGAATCTTTGGGAATAAAATTAATTGAAAAGGGAGAAACCGAAGCTGGGCGATTTTTAATAGAAAAAGCCTCGAAATTGTCAGGAAAATCCCGACGAGCTAGACTGGGTTTACTGCTTTCCTATTTACCTCTAAACTTGAGACAATTGGCTTTTCAAGGTTTCCGTCAACTACGTCCTAAAGATTACGCTGAACAGGTCAGAGCCGTATAAACTATAACTTATAGCAGTTATCTTATCTGGTTGGGTAGGAAGTTTTCGTTTTGGAGAGTGGGTTTTCCATACCAAATTAGGTTACACTTCATCTTTGTGACCAACGCTACCAGTTTTTTAATTTAACTATCTATGGATACTATTCACGTTACAGGAATTCGTGCCTACGGTTACACAGGATATCTGGCCGAAGAACAGGTTTTAGGTCAATGGTTTGAGGTGGATTTATCCCTAGAAGTTGATATCAGCATTGCTGGCAAAAGTGACGCAATTGAAGATACTCTAGATTATCGACAGGCGATCGAAATTGTCAAACACCAGATTGAAACCAGCAAATTTGCCCTCGTGGAAAAATTGGCCACGGTTATCGCTGAGGATATCCTAAAACTCGAGGGAGTGCGACAGGTAAGAGTACAATTATCAAAACCCGCCGCCCCAATTCCCAACTTTACCGGTAAAATCACCATCGATATCACTAGATCTCGTTGAGTTTACGCGTATTATCGACTAAACTTTGCGCAAAAGCGTCAAAACGTTGGGAAAGCTTCTCGTCAAGGATTTTTCCTTCTTCGTTGAAGACTTTCCACGCTTGTCCTAAGCTAATTTGTTCCGGAATTACCCAAGCATGAACCCAACGGAGAATTATTCTTAAATCATTGAGGGCGTTACTATTGGATTGGCCGCCTAAAACACTGATTAACCCGGCAACCTTTCCCGATAACTCCTCAAAACTCATTAAATCTAGGGCATTCTTCATCACACCACTGACACTACCATGATATTCCGGTGTCGCCAAAATTAATCCTGCTGCCGATTTAACCGTTTGCTGCATTTTGGCTACATCGGGATAGTCAGAATAGTCATCTCCCCCGTTACAGAAGGGTAAAGAGAGTTTTCTTAGGTCAATTATCTCCGTTTCTACTCCTAACGCCCCTAATCGACTGATAGCAACTTCTAACGCCATCGCACTATAGGATCCG
This portion of the Microcystis aeruginosa NIES-2549 genome encodes:
- a CDS encoding glycosyltransferase family 2 protein is translated as MAPKIAGIICTYNRDHYLAAAIDSLLAQTCPDCEILVVDNASTDKTRQVVESRLGDGRLKYVYEPILGLSTARNRGAKETRAPILAYLDDDAIASPQWLQILLNAYENNQKLAVAGGKVTLIWPQGYSQPNWLSDQLAGGLGAFDLGDNVVYISQADLTPRGVNYSIRRDFWEKIGGFDPNLGRIGKKLLSNEELYTTELALAQGWQVGYFPAALVEHNVAPERINRQWFMRRSWWQGISEHYREEVAGKTGLAQFGRGGERLVRGLVKSVKFINDPAKSFDNLLYAYGQIGYLSEAAKAMLNPQK
- a CDS encoding glycosyltransferase family 2 protein — its product is MPKVTVCIPTYNRADYLSYSINSVLGQTYEDFELIVCDDGSSDRTPEVVTAFQDSRIIYLRHPQNLGRSLNMRSGFTAARGEYFIKFDDDDGLTPEFLAKTVPILDQEKNVDFVCTDHWIIDKFGQKVTAATQENSAKWGKDRLQKGIIPDLERQTFSYQSLQVGSTLFRYQSLADVDYMRPQADGCEDFDLLVRLALVGKQAYFLPELLMEYRFHGGQTSLKQAVHFLQAKLFCTESYQFNDLKLEEERVKKAAFLQESLGIKLIEKGETEAGRFLIEKASKLSGKSRRARLGLLLSYLPLNLRQLAFQGFRQLRPKDYAEQVRAV
- the folB gene encoding dihydroneopterin aldolase, with product MDTIHVTGIRAYGYTGYLAEEQVLGQWFEVDLSLEVDISIAGKSDAIEDTLDYRQAIEIVKHQIETSKFALVEKLATVIAEDILKLEGVRQVRVQLSKPAAPIPNFTGKITIDITRSR
- a CDS encoding NADPH-dependent FMN reductase, encoding MIKIVGINGSLRSGSYSAMALEVAISRLGALGVETEIIDLRKLSLPFCNGGDDYSDYPDVAKMQQTVKSAAGLILATPEYHGSVSGVMKNALDLMSFEELSGKVAGLISVLGGQSNSNALNDLRIILRWVHAWVIPEQISLGQAWKVFNEEGKILDEKLSQRFDAFAQSLVDNTRKLNEI